In Granulicella mallensis MP5ACTX8, the sequence CAGCAGATTACCGACATCACAGCGTGGCTTGCCTCGAAGCGTGTTTCCGACCCGGGCCAGCCCTATCGCACACACCCTTAAACCATGGGTCGAATAAATATCGCTCAACACGAAGAGAGCACAGGAGCAAAGACGCGATGACACCGAGCGAGCAGCAAATTCCACCGGGAGCCCCCCTGACCGAGCCGGCGAATCCGGAGAGCCATAAGAGTGCCGGCCACTCGCGCCGCGTATTCCTCTTCAAGCTCTCGCTGTTGGTGAACGGAGCGGTCGGCGCAGTTCTGGCCGTGCCCATCCTCGGCTATCTTCTGGGGCCTGCGCTGAAGAAGACCTCTGACGACAACTCCTGGATCAACCTGGGTCCTCTGGCCGATTTCCCCGAGGGCGAGACCCGTCTGGTCAACTACCGCAATCCTGTTACCACCTCCTGGGACGGCCAGACCGGCGACATTCCCTGCTGGGTTCGCCGCATCTCCGGAAATACCTTCCAGGTATTCGCGATCAACTGCGCGCATCTCGGCTGCCCCGTCCGCTGGTTCGCCCAGTCCCAGCTCTTTATGTGTCCCTGCCATGGCGGCGCGTACTATGCCGATGGCTCCCGCGCCTCGGGTCCGCCGGAGCGCGGTCTCTTCGAGTATGAGTACCAGGTCGTCTCGGGCAGCCTGGTCATCAGCGCCGGGAAGATGCCGACGCTCGCCAACCAGGCCAAGAACGAGTCTCCTCTGGTCCAGCTTGAAGGGGCCTCATCAACAGATGCTCCATTACCCAAACCGAGGTGCAGCTCATGTCAGAGCTAAAGCGACGCAGCATCGAGGTCTATAACTGGTTCGAGCAGCGGCTCGGGCTGGGAACCCCTGTCATTGAAGCGGCGGAGCACGAAGTCCCGGCTAACACCGCCAGCTGGTGGTACGTCTTCGGCAGCGCCGCGACGGTCATCCTGGTTCTCCAGGTCATGACGGGCATTCTGCTCGCGCTGGTATACGCTCCGACGGCGGGCCACGCCTGGAACAGCCTTGAGTTCCTCGACCACAACGTCAAACTCGGCTGGTTCCTGCGTGCCATGCACGGCTGGGGCTCCGACTTCATGGTCGCCATTGTGCTGATCCACATGGCACAGGTCTTCCTCTTCGGCGCCTACAAGTTCCCTCGTGAGCTTACCTGGATCATCGGCGTCTTCCTGCTCCTTCTAACCCTCGGCATGGCCTTTACCGGGCAGGTGCTGCGCTTCGATCAGGACGCCTACTGGGGCCTCGGCATCGGAGCCTCCATCGTCAGCCGCGTTCCCCTGATTGGCGCTCCTCTCGTCGGCCTGATGCTGGGCGGCCCGATCATCGCCGGTCCTACGCTCTCCCGCTTCTTTACGCTGCACGTCTTCGTCATTCCCGGTATCCTGCTGGCGATGGTCGGCCTCCACATCTGGATGGTGCTGCGCCTCGGCATCAACGACTGGCCGATGCCCGGTCGTCTCGTCAACCGGAAGACCTACGTCAGCGAGTATCACCACCTCACCGAAAAGACCGGCATCCCCTTTGTTCCCGATGCGGCCTGGAAAGACTCGCTCTTCGCCGCAGCTATCATGCTCGCGGTGATGGCCTGCGCCCTGTGGTTCGGCCCCTTCGGCCCCACCGGCCAACCCGACCCCACTATCATCCAGACAGCGCCTAAGCCTGACTTCGCCTTCCTCTGGATCTATGCGGTACTGGCCTATCTGCCTCCGAGCCTTGAAACTCCCGTGCTCTTCATTGCACCCATCCTCGGGATCGGAGCCATGCTCCTGTTGCCTCTCCTCTCCGGAGAGGGAGAAAAGCACTGGTCGCGCCGTCCTGTAGCTGTCCTGATGGTGGCCGTGATCGCCGTCATCCTGGGGGCCTTCACCCGCCTTGGCATGTACACGCCGTGGAGTCCGGTCATGAATGCCTGGACTAGCGACCCTATCCCCGCAGCCTATCTGAAAGATCGCACGCCTCTTGAACGAGAGGGCGCCCTCGTCCTGCAGAACAAGCAATGCCGCAACTGCCATTCCATCGGCGGAGCCGGAGGCATGCGTGGGCCTGCACTCGACGCTGTTGCCTCCAAGATGACGGAAGACCAGATCATCCGTCAGGTTCTGCAAGGCGGAGGTAACATGCCGGCTTATGGCAATGCGCTCAATCCTTCCGAGACCACCGCGCTCGTCCACTTCCTGACAACCTTGCGCGGCGACGATCTATCCCCTGCCATCGATGCCTCCCAGCATCTGGTGTCTTCCAGTGAACAGCCCGCAGGCCCTCCCAAGGAGCATTAGCTGTGTGTTTCCCCTACGCCCATGCCTCCTGAGTGCCGGGCTATCTTTGCAGAGTGGTCGCCGCCCATCTTTCTCACGACGGCGATCCTTCTTACCGCCATCATCTACACTCGCGGCTGGTTTGCCATACGCAAGACCCGGCCGGAGCTCTTTCCGTCCTGGCGGTTAGGCACCTTCCTGCTGGGCCTTGCGACCATCTGGATCGCGATTGGCTCGCCGATGGACGGCTTCGCCGATGCACTCCTCAGTGCACACATGGTGGAACATCTGCTTCTGATGTCCTTCGTTCCGCCGCTGCTGCTGCTTGGCTATCCCACGGTGCCGCTTCTGCGCGGCCTGCCTCGCGGATTTACGCGCGGGCTGGGACCGTTGTTCCGCCTGAAGTTTCTGCGCCGCCTGGGCCACTTCCTCACCAAGCCCGTAGTCGCCTGGATCGCGATGAACTTCATCTTCCTCGGCTGGCACGTTCCCGGGGCCTATGACTTCGCACTGGAGCACGAGCATTGGCACGAGTTCGAGCACCTCTGCTTCCTCGGCTCGTCGATCCTCTTCTGGTGGCCCCTCATCCGCCCCTGGCCGACGAATGCGCGCTACCCAGGCTGGTACATCTTGCCCTACCTGGTGGCTGCGGACATCGTCAACACGGCGCTCTCAGCCTTCCTGGCCTTCTGCGACCGTCCGGTCTATAGCTACTACGTAGAGCAACCGAACCCCTTTCATGTATCGCCGCTCTCCGATCAAACGGCAGGTGCGGTGATTATGTGGGTCGTCGGGTCGATGGCCTTTCTGATTCCAGCGTTCGTCATTACGCTCCGTCTGCTGCACCAGGAGACAAGATCTCGAGCCTGACAACAATGCAGACTCCTGCTCTGTTGTTAAAAGTGAAAGGCCCGGGCTATCCCCGGGCCTTTCTCAGCACTAACGGCAAGATCAGCCGTCTTCGATTCAAAGCTTAGTAGGATGGCGAATACAGCGCCAGCCACAGGATACAAGTCACCCCAAACAGAATCACCAACAACGGCCACCAGCGTTCCAACCAAGACGACTCACTCGATGCACTCATCCCAACATTCTCCTTTTCCTACCTCTCGATCCTACCCGAGAACAAACGCCTCGCTCAACCTGTCCGCTTCAGTGCGGGGCCTCGCCATCGGAAATCTTACTTTTTCTTGTTCACGACAAAGCGCAGAAGCCGATCGGCAGCTTTACTGATTCCAATACGGGGTGTGACGTCGATGTGATCCGGACGGTAGCCGTCATCGAGTATCTGCAAAGGCGAACCACGAAGCGTAACGTCAATACCGTTGATCGGTGCGCGAGTGATGCCCAGGGCCTGGGTGAGACGGCCGGGGCCTCCCGTCAACAACTGCGGCTTCACACCGCTCGGCAGGCCACGAAGCTGAGCCATCGTCTCGAGCCCCTCTACCGGCTCCAGCGCTCGAAAGAGCACACCTCCGGGCTGGCCGTCGGGAAGACAGGAGACATTCAGGCAGTAGTGCATTCCGTAGATGAAATAAACATACGCAAACCCCGGAGGCCCAAACAACACGGAGTTGCGGTCTGTACGACCGGCGTACGTATGGGATGCCGGATCGGCGAAGCCTAGGTAAGCTTCAACCTCGGTAATACGGCCCGTCAGCCGTTCTCCGTCACGATGGTGTGTGATCCGTTTGCCCAGCAGAGCACGCGCAACGAGCTCCGGGGAATCCAGATAGAAGCTGCGTGGAAGAAGGACCGGTTTCGGCAAGGCGCGAGTCATTTGTGTCGGAGCACTCTTTGCAGGATAACGGCTTCATTATGCGCTTCATCCTTCGCGCCATAAAGCAGAGTCACCGGCCCTTGCGACACCTTCTGCTTCAGCAATGCGAGCGGTTCCCCCTTCGACTTCAGCTCTTCCGAATAGCGCTCCTGAAACTCCACCCACTTCGCCGCATCATGGGCAAACCATTTGCGCAGCTCCGTGCTTGGGGCAATGTCCTTTAACCAGAGATCGACCTTTGCTCTCTCCTTGGTAAGGCCTCTAGGCCACAGCCTGTCGACGAGGATGCGAGTTCCATCGGCATCTTCAGGTTCCAGATATACCCGTTTGATCCTGACATTCATCCCTGGCGACCTTTCGAGAATGTCGAAAAGATCCCCAGGGATGATGCTGCACCGTTATGGCTGAAGAAGCGCCCCATTCGCACTATCGTAGTGGAAGACCGACGAGATTTTCCCATCGACCGACTCTTTTATCTCTCCAGTCTTTAGATCGTCTTCCACCTTGATTACTTTCTTTGGAAAGGGTGGGCAGCTTACCTGGATACCACTCTGAAAGCCTTGCTCCAGTGGGCGCAAAGAACATTGCAAACCGTCGTAACGAGCGAAATTAAGTCCGCCTTCCGGCGTGAGGATCAGAGAGAATACAGGGCGGCCGAGCATATCCACCGCAGTGAACTTCTGGTTTGCCTTGTAATCAAGATTCGACAGATCGCCAGCCCCGGCATAGGGTCCCACCAAAGAATGCGAGATCAAACCTTCTGGAGTGAGATACAGATGAGGGATCAGACTCCCTGTGCCACGATAATTCCCCAGCCATAGCGCAAGATGAAAGTGCGGTGGGGAGTCGAGATGTCCATGCGGATAGTTTGTGTCGAACCCCATGAGAAAGAGCCGCCCCAGATTCTGGTCGTCGACATAATGATCGAGTCCCAGCTCGCGAATCGCTTCTAACAGGCCAAACTCCAAATTGTTTGCGGCTTCGCGTTGCACCGCTGGAAACTCGCCTGTAGCGTAGGTACCAGCGCGCCTGGACGGATCGCCATGTTCGAAGCGCAGCTCTACTCCCTGCCAATAGAGGTGTGTCTGAAACTCTCCCGAGTTAGGCCGGTCGGCAATCTGCGAGGGCACCGTGAAGTGAATGCCGCTGGAGGTCCGTTCAAAGGAGAGATCCGTGGTCTCAAGCAGGACGCGTTCGAAGGCCTTGCCCTCTGTGTCCACCTGGAGATCGATAAAGGTGGAACGCGGAATACGCATCGCCAGAATTACCTCGCGAGCATTTTGTCTCGCATAAGTAGGATCATCGATCATTTTGCAATCACTGCAGCTTGCGGGGAAATGGATCGTGCTGGGCAAATCCGCTGGCGCATTCGCCGTCTTAACGAGTTTGATTGTGACCAGAACGGTTTCTTCCGCATGAACGACGGAAACAAGCAGAAACAACGACAACAAAGTAGTCAGCAGGTATTTCATGGATCTCCGGAGAGTGACGGCAGCATCCATCAGGATGCTGCCGTTTGGGGATGGAGCTGGCGGCATAACCGCCAGCTTTGTTCTGCGGTTCGATTTAGAAGGCCAGGCGAAGTGCTAGCTGAACCTGGCGCGAAGGAAAGGCGCTGGAGCTACCGCTGAAGGTGCCGAAGCTCGCATTGGGGTTCAAGCTGCCTGTAGCGCCTACAGTGCCGATGTTGGTAGTCGGGCTGATGAAGTTCGTTGCATTCAGAACGTTGAAGGCCTCCACACGGAACTCGAGTGTTTGCCGGTCTGAATGCAGCGAGAACTTCTTGTGAGCTGCAAGATCCAACTGGCCGAAGGCGGGTCCGCGAAGATCATTGCGCCCCGCATTGCCAAAGAGCTGCGCCCCGGCTGGAGCCGATACGGCCGCAGGATTGAGGTACCCGCCAAGAGCG encodes:
- a CDS encoding DUF488 domain-containing protein, which translates into the protein MNVRIKRVYLEPEDADGTRILVDRLWPRGLTKERAKVDLWLKDIAPSTELRKWFAHDAAKWVEFQERYSEELKSKGEPLALLKQKVSQGPVTLLYGAKDEAHNEAVILQRVLRHK
- a CDS encoding cytochrome b N-terminal domain-containing protein, whose protein sequence is MSELKRRSIEVYNWFEQRLGLGTPVIEAAEHEVPANTASWWYVFGSAATVILVLQVMTGILLALVYAPTAGHAWNSLEFLDHNVKLGWFLRAMHGWGSDFMVAIVLIHMAQVFLFGAYKFPRELTWIIGVFLLLLTLGMAFTGQVLRFDQDAYWGLGIGASIVSRVPLIGAPLVGLMLGGPIIAGPTLSRFFTLHVFVIPGILLAMVGLHIWMVLRLGINDWPMPGRLVNRKTYVSEYHHLTEKTGIPFVPDAAWKDSLFAAAIMLAVMACALWFGPFGPTGQPDPTIIQTAPKPDFAFLWIYAVLAYLPPSLETPVLFIAPILGIGAMLLLPLLSGEGEKHWSRRPVAVLMVAVIAVILGAFTRLGMYTPWSPVMNAWTSDPIPAAYLKDRTPLEREGALVLQNKQCRNCHSIGGAGGMRGPALDAVASKMTEDQIIRQVLQGGGNMPAYGNALNPSETTALVHFLTTLRGDDLSPAIDASQHLVSSSEQPAGPPKEH
- a CDS encoding cytochrome c oxidase assembly protein; the encoded protein is MPPECRAIFAEWSPPIFLTTAILLTAIIYTRGWFAIRKTRPELFPSWRLGTFLLGLATIWIAIGSPMDGFADALLSAHMVEHLLLMSFVPPLLLLGYPTVPLLRGLPRGFTRGLGPLFRLKFLRRLGHFLTKPVVAWIAMNFIFLGWHVPGAYDFALEHEHWHEFEHLCFLGSSILFWWPLIRPWPTNARYPGWYILPYLVAADIVNTALSAFLAFCDRPVYSYYVEQPNPFHVSPLSDQTAGAVIMWVVGSMAFLIPAFVITLRLLHQETRSRA
- a CDS encoding QcrA and Rieske domain-containing protein — its product is MTPSEQQIPPGAPLTEPANPESHKSAGHSRRVFLFKLSLLVNGAVGAVLAVPILGYLLGPALKKTSDDNSWINLGPLADFPEGETRLVNYRNPVTTSWDGQTGDIPCWVRRISGNTFQVFAINCAHLGCPVRWFAQSQLFMCPCHGGAYYADGSRASGPPERGLFEYEYQVVSGSLVISAGKMPTLANQAKNESPLVQLEGASSTDAPLPKPRCSSCQS
- a CDS encoding DNA-3-methyladenine glycosylase, translated to MTRALPKPVLLPRSFYLDSPELVARALLGKRITHHRDGERLTGRITEVEAYLGFADPASHTYAGRTDRNSVLFGPPGFAYVYFIYGMHYCLNVSCLPDGQPGGVLFRALEPVEGLETMAQLRGLPSGVKPQLLTGGPGRLTQALGITRAPINGIDVTLRGSPLQILDDGYRPDHIDVTPRIGISKAADRLLRFVVNKKK